A genomic window from Streptomyces sp. NBC_01429 includes:
- a CDS encoding GntR family transcriptional regulator, translating to MIEYRIDRRSGVATYLQIVQQTKQALRLGLLEPGDKLPTAREVVEATAVNANTVLKAYRELEREGLAEGRRGLGTFVRGTLGRGSEDSALRAELAAWTDRARAEGLDRDDMAALFTSVMDEGSKDGAAAGFTDGSTDGSTYGTKNGFENGFENKGDDR from the coding sequence GTGATCGAGTACCGCATCGACCGGCGCAGCGGGGTGGCCACCTATCTCCAGATCGTCCAGCAGACCAAGCAGGCCCTGCGCCTGGGCCTGCTGGAACCCGGCGACAAGCTGCCCACGGCCCGCGAGGTCGTGGAGGCCACCGCCGTCAACGCGAACACCGTCCTCAAGGCGTACCGCGAGCTGGAGCGCGAGGGGCTGGCCGAGGGGCGGCGCGGGCTCGGGACGTTCGTACGGGGAACGCTCGGCCGGGGCTCCGAGGACAGCGCGCTACGCGCGGAGCTGGCCGCCTGGACGGACCGGGCCCGCGCCGAGGGTCTGGACCGGGACGACATGGCCGCGCTCTTCACCTCGGTGATGGACGAAGGCTCGAAAGACGGCGCCGCAGCCGGTTTCACGGACGGCAGCACGGACGGCTCCACGTACGGCACCAAGAACGGCTTCGAGAACGGCTTCGAGAACAAGGGGGACGACCGATGA